The following proteins come from a genomic window of Schistocerca gregaria isolate iqSchGreg1 chromosome X, iqSchGreg1.2, whole genome shotgun sequence:
- the LOC126298939 gene encoding diuretic hormone class 2: MHLASLVTSLLAVVLLLVTPARPAWANQLSNNYVSDYEMEQTAPLLSILELISKLRQTSSIAEDPAAKRGLDLGINRGFSGAQAAKHLMGLAAAQYAAGPGRRRRDTHQQPQQPAGHTSA, from the exons ATGCATCTCGCCAGCCTGGTAACCTCCCTGCTCGCAGTGGTCCTGCTCCTCGTCACCCCAGCGAGGCCAGCATGGGCGAACCAACTCTC AAACAACTACGTGTCAGACTACGAGATGGAGCAAACTGCGCCCCTTCTTAGCATCCTGGAGCTGATTTCCAAGCTGCGACAGACAAGCAGCATCGCTGAAGACCCAGC GGCGAAGCGCGGCTTGGACCTGGGCATCAACCGCGGCTTCTCGGGCGCGCAGGCGGCTaaacacctgatgggcctggcagCAGCTCAGTACGCAGCAGGGCCCGGCCGCAGGCGCCGCGACACACACCAGCAGCCGCAGCAGCCCGCGGGCCACACCTCCGCGTAG